GCGGATCAGTTCGCCCTCGGCGCCGCGTCCAAGCGCGCGCCCTTCGGCGGAAATGGAAAGCCCACCCTGAACGAAGGTCAGAATCACCATGTCGTTGCGCTCGACGATGGCCGGGGGGCCAACATCGCCGGGCCGCAAGGGGCGCCCCGGATAAAGCGCAACGCGGGCTTCCTGACCGATCACCTCTTCGGGGTCGGACAGGGCACCCAGAACCTCGCCGGGTTTGAGCGCCAGATCCGATGCCGTCAGAATTTCCTTGGGGCGCACCGTGCGGACCGGGACCAGGATATCGGCCCAGGCGGTCTGCGCGATCAGCGTCACAAGGAGGGCGAGCTTGAGTTTCATCAGCGGACCTGTGTGGTTGCGCCCATCATCTGGTCGACTGCGGAGATGACCTTGGCGTTCATTTCATAGCCGCGCTGCGCTTCAATCAGTTCGGTGACTTCGCGCACCGCATCGACCGAACTGGCCTCCAGATAACCCTGGCGCAGGGTGCCAAGACCGTCTTCGCCTGCGGTGGCAACCAGAGGTGCCCCGGAAGCTTCGGTCTCAGTGAAGAGGTTGCTGCCGATCGCCTCCAGTCCCTTGGGGTTGGAGAAACCCGCGAGGGTCAGCTGGCCCAGGATCTGACCTTCGGCGGTTTCGTCGAAATAGGCGTAAACTTCACCTTCGGCGTTGATCGAAATGCTGCGGGCATCATCGGGAATGGTGATTTCAGGAGAAACGGTATAGCCGTCAGAGGTGACGATCAGCCCTTCTCCAGATTGTTTCAAGGCACCATCGCGGGTGTATGCGGTCTGACCAGAGGGCAGGGTGACTTCCAGATAACCTTTGCCGTCGATGGCCACATCCAGGTCATTGTTGGTTTCCTGCAGCGGCCCCTGCGACAGATGAACCGAGATGGCAGCGGGACGCACACCAAGGCCAACCTGAACACCGGTGGGAAGAACGGTCCCATCCGAGGCATTCACCGTGCCCGCCCGCGACACCTGCTGATAGTGCAGGTCGGCGAACTCCGCCCGCCGCGCGTTGTAGGCGGTGGTGTTCATATTCGCGAGGTTGTTCGAAATGGTTTCGACACGCAGCTGCTGCGCGCTCATACCGGTGGCCGCGATTTTAAGGGCACGCATGGTGTTTCTCCTACTTGATCAGGTTCTTGATGGCGGCGCGGATGCGCTCGTCTTCGGTTGTCAGAAAGCTTTGGCCCATTTCATAGGCCCGTTGGATTTCGATCATGCGCGACACCTGTTGAATGGCATTCACGTTCGATCCTTCGAGAAATCCTTGCAGAACCCGGCCTTCAAGTGCGGGTTCGATTTCGCCATCGACGCGGAACATCACCCCGTCTTCGCGGGACATGGTGTGCATCTCGACCGGCTTGAACAGACCGATCTGGCCCAAGGGCTGGCCATCGGCACTGAGCGTGCCGTCAGAGCCGACCTGGAAGGATTCGGCATCCGTCGGCACAAACAGCGGTGCGCCACCGGCATCCATCACCCGGTGGCCATCCATGGTGACCAGATCCCCCTGGGCATTGGATGAAAACGCGCCGGAGCGGGTCAGCCGCTGACCTTGCGGGGTTTCGACCATGAAGAAGGCATCGCCTTCGATCGCAAAATCGAAGGTGCCGTTGGTCTTGGTCAGCTGGCCCTGCTCCATCGAGGTGTTGTGAATATTCGCGCGTGCCATCGACATGGATTGCTGCCCTGGCGCTGACTGCACGTATTCCGAAAAAATCAGCCCTTCGGAGCGATAGCCCGTGGTTGCGGAGTTGGCGATATTGTTCGCCACCACCCGCATTTCACGCATCAGGCCGGTTTGACGGGACAGTGTTGCATACCCTGCGGTTTCCATCACGAACCTCCGGAAATCATTGGAATGACGTGGCCGTTGAAAAACGCCACGAGTGTTTGTGTCATGAAGCCCATCGACATCCAGAAGACGATGAGGATCGCGACGAGTTTGGGCACGAAGGTCAGCGTCATTTCCTGAACCGATGTCAGAGCTTGAAACAGGCCGACGGCCAGGCCGACGACCAGTGCCACGACCAGAATCGGCGTCGACATCACCACGGCTGCCCAAAGGGCCTGCCGCAACGTGTCGTAGAAAACGCCCTCACTCATCATGGCTTAGACCGGCATCCGCAGGATTTCCTGGTAGGCTTCGACCACCTTGTTGCGGACGGTCACTGCGGTTTCTACCGCCAGTTCCGTTTGTGCCAGCGCCTGCACCAGCGCGTGGGGGTCGCCGTTGCCAGTCATGGCCTGCACGGACATCTGTTCACCCTGCTGCAGCGTATTGGTGAAGTTTTCAAAGCTCGCCTTGGCCCGTTCACCCGGCGTGGCGCCGGTGAATTCCGGATCTGCCTGCGTTGCTGGGCGGGCGGCGGCATAGCCGGTTGCGGCGGAAAGAGTGCGAATATCCATTCTGGATCTCCTGGTTCAGGGGGAGTTTATTTTCTCAACAGGTCCATCAAGGACGAGGACATCTGCCGGGTCTGGTCGAACATTTTGAGGTTAGCTTCGTAGCTGCGCTGGGCTTCACGGGCGTCTGCGATTTCGATCATCAGATCTACGTTGGAGCCCTTGTAGTGGCCACTTTCATCGGCAAGCGGGTGCGAGGGGTCATAGACCTGTTCCAATTCGCTGCGGTCCAGCGACACGCGGCCGACCTTGACACTTTCGACATCGGTGTTGATGTCGCGCACGGCCTGGAACGGCACAGTCTTGCGGCGGTAACCGGGGGTGTCGGCGTTGGAAATGTTCTCTGATACGTGACGCAGACGTTTGGCTTGGGCCTGAAGGCCGCTGGCGGTTACGCTCAGGGATTTGGCAAATTCGCTCATGGATCAGCCCTCGGTCTAGGTGGTGCGGATGCTGGTGCGCAGGACGTTCATCGACGACTTGTAGATCGCCAGTGCCCGATCGTGCTGGCGCTTCGTTTCGACCCCTTTCAGAATCTCTGTCTCGATCGAAACGGAGTTGTCGTTGGGGTCGCTGCCATCTACCGATTCTGTCACGGCCCAATCCATGCCGCCGCCGGAGGCGCCATTCAGATGAGAGCCGCGGCTGGCGATCATGTCGCCGGGCCGTGCCTTTGCAGCGTAGACTTCCTTGAAGGGTTTGATGTCCTTGGCATGATAGCCAGGGGTGTCCGCATTCGCGACGTTCTGCGACACCAGAGCCTGGCGCTTACCCGCATGGGTCGCCATGGCATATGCAATTTTGAAAACATTCAGTTCCGTAAACACCGGGGCTTCTCCCTCGATCAATTTCAATCAAGGCTTAACCCCGATTCCTTTAGAAATTGTTGCAGGAAACAATTGGAGGCCAGGACAATGATTGCTGAGCTGAAAGCCATGACTGAAGAAATCGCCAGCAAACGGCTGTCGACGCCGGTCGGGCGTGTGATTGGTATTGTTGGCGGTGAGATCGAGATTTCAGGCCTGCAGAATATCGCCCGCATCGGGGATCGCCTGGTGTTGCGGCGCGGTCCAAATGACGAACTTCATGGTGAGGTTCTGAAGATTGAATCAAGCAAAATCAGTATGTTGTCAGATAAAACTCCGGATCGTGTCGCGATCGGGGATGCGGTTCTTCTCTATCCTGCGCCGCAGTTTGCACCAAGTGACAACTGGATCGGGCGCGTTATCGATCCTTTCGGAGAGCCCCTTGATGGGCGGCCATTGTTGCGCGGGTCACAAGCACGTGACCTGATGACGCCGCCGCCAAAAGCCGCCGGACGCCGCCATATGGGAGAGCGTCTGGATACGGGGTTGTCGGTGTTCAATACGATTCTCCCGATTGTGCGTGGTCAGCGGATTGGCCTTTTTGCGGGGTCTGGTGTTGGTAAATCGACGCTTTTGGCAAAATTGGCACAGCATATGGAGGCCGATGTGGTCGTCATGGCGCTGATCGGGGAGCGTGGGCGCGAAGTAAATCACTTTGTTGAGCAGGTTCTGGGGCCGGAAGGCATGCGCCGCGCGGTTGTTGTTGCCGCGACATCCGATCAATCGCCGCTGGTGCGGCGGCGCTGTGCCTGGGCGGCGATGACGATTGCGGAACATTTCCGCGACCAAGGCAAGAACGTCCTGCTGCTGGCCGACTCGGTTACGCGTTTTGCCGAAGCCCACCGCGAAATCTCGGCGGCTTCGGGCGAAGCGCCGGCCCTGCGCGGCTTCCCACCCTCGGTCACGCCGCTGATCACGGGCATGTGCGAACGTGCAGGGCCGGGCACCGGGGATCAGGGTGATATTACCGCGGTCTTCAGTGTTCTGGTTGCCGGCTCCGATATGGATGAACCGATTGCCGACATCCTACGCGGGGTTCTGGACGGACATATCGTGCTCAACCGCGAAATCGCCGAACGCGGCCGGTTCCCGGCGATCGATGTGTCGCGGTCGGTGTCACGAAGCCTGCCAGCCGCGGCGACCAAGGAAGAGAACGATCTGATCCTCGACGTGCGGAAATACCTCGGCTCTTATGAACAGTCCGAAGTCATGATCCGCGCTGGCCTTTATTCAGAAGGGACGGATCCGGTTCTCGATACGGCAGTGAAACTCTGGCCAGAGCTGGACGGCTTCTTTGGCCGCGACGACCCCAATGGTGTGAAGAGCAGTTTCGACCGCCTGAAACTGCTCTTGCGCCGCGCCGCAGCAGGCGCGCGCTGAAACGGAACCAGGCGCGGCCGACACGCCGTGCCTGAATGGTCTCAATAGGATGGCAAAAAACAAAGGCGCCTGTCGAACAATACCGACAGGCGCCTTTTGCATGGTTTGGACGTGTCTTGTCGCCTAGGAGCCAAGGAGCAGCCGCAACGCGGTCGAGGCACTTGATTGCGAGGATTGGTAATCGGCAAGCTGCGCCTGAGCCAGGTAGCGTGTTGTCAGTTCTTCCATCTTTTCCGGATCGGCATAGACACTCAGATCGTCGGTCCCAAGAAAGTTCTGCGCGCGATCCTTGTAGATTTCGAGCTGACGGTCCACGTCCAGCTGAATAAAGCTCGGCGGCAGGTGGAACGTTGTCTGGAACATCTTCTGAAGGGCGGGCTGACCGATGATATTGTACCATTTGGTATCAATGGAGGTTGGCTCGCCGTCCTCGTTTAGGTCGGTTGCGATATTGACCAGTTCGCGCTCGGCAAACAGCGCAATCCGCATGGATTCGTTCTGTACGCCGACCGCGGCTTCGAAAGACTGGGTCTTGTTGGAGAAGATGATGTTCTCCATGTCCTCTACGGACCCGGTTTTGACTGTGTCACCGGGACCGAAACCGAATGCTTCGGTGAAGGCAACCCAGCGGTCGTCTCCCAATCTGTTCGCCAATGCATCATCCGCCGAAGACCCCTCCTCCAGAACCTTCTGGACGAGGGCCTTCATAGGGAGCTGATCGTCAAGGCCGAAAGCCCCCAGAGCGATGCCCAGCAAGCGGGTGTCTTTCACCAAATCGCCAGCTGTTTTGATATTTCCGATATTTTCGCGGAAATAGTCGCTCTCGCGTTTGAGCAGGGTGTCGTTGGAGAACGTTTCGAACTGCTTGTCGTAGGTCGCCTGCAGAATTCTCCATCCAACAATCCCGTCGGCGGGTATGATTGGCTGGTAGAGGATCATGACGGGCGAATGGCCATCAGGCGTTCTTCGCGCGGCAGCAAGGCCCGCAGCGCTTTCAGGCAGCGATAATGGTTGTCATTCAGCAGAGATTCCGTGGCCTCGGCCAGTGCCGCACGGCTGTCGGAATCGGTGAAAACCTGGCTGAGCTCTTCGATGCGGCGCAGCATCGGCAGGCGGTCTTCTTCGGGATTGCTGTCACCTGTCAGGACCAACTGCGCTGCATAGCAGACGCGGCGGACGGGGGTATTTGCCTCTTCGGGACGGATCGCGTCCCTGAGACGCAGGATGTTTGCGTCTGGAGTTACAATCGAAAGGCGGCTACGACGATCCCCGTTTTCAATAACAGCGCCGTTAACAAGAACGCGCTCTTTCGGGGCGAGTTTCAGAACAAGTCCACTCATATTTTAGGTTGCTCCACTGCGAAGGCCACGCATGATGGCTGTGTTGATTTCTACCAAGGGGCCAATTCCCGATTTACGGGAGAGTACTTGGCTGGTGTGTTGGCTTGTGAACGCTGCGAGATATACGATTTGTTCTTTAAGTTCTTCTGGAAGCCCATTGTCCGAGTCGGTGACATCCGAGCGGAAAATCTGCCAAAGTTTTCGGTTGTCATGGAGAGCTTCGGCAAGTGAAGTGAAGCCTTTTGACCCTTGTTTGGAAGCACTGATCATACGGTGCGTGATCCGGGCGATTGCCTCGAACTCCAGGTCTTTTGGTGTGCGGGTCGGGGCTTTCGCCGCCGAATAGGCGCGCTTCGCATTCAGAAGGGCATTCACGTGTTATCCTAACGTACTATTTCTTCAGGTTCTCTGAGAATAAAGGACCGGGGCGCGTCTGGCGCGCCCCAGATCAGGCCGTTTAACGGAACAGCTGCTGCAGGGTCTGTGGTGCCGAGTTGGCAATCGACAGAGCCTGTACACCCAGCTGTTGCTGGGTTTGCAATGCTTTCAATCGGGCGGATGCTTCTTCCATATCAGCGTCCACCAGCGCACCGATGCCGCTCTTCATCGCATCAGTCACCTTTGAGACGAATTCGGATTGCTTCTCGATGCGGGCTGCCGAAGCACCCAGGGCGGCGGCGCCGTCGACCGCAGTCTGGATCAGAGCTTCAATATCGTCGATGGAAGCTTCAGCGTTAGCGGGAGTGTCGACCATTACGGTTGTCAGGTCTAGGCTGGCTTCAAAATTAACCGAGCTTACGGTGATGTTCGACGCGGTCACCGTACCGGTGGAATCGCGGTCCAGCGAGGACAGAACGGTCAGGTCGCCACCAGCAGTGTTCAGCAGGTTCGCACCGTTGAACTGCGACGATGCGATGATCGAGGTGATCTGGTTTTTCAGCTCGGTAACTTCGGCTTCGAGTTTCCCGTTTTCCACGTTCTCCCCGGTCGCATTGACCACTTTTTCCTTCATCTCTTTCAGGAGCTCGGTGATCTGTTCAGCACCGGCTGTCGCAACAGCAACAGTGGATTCCCCCAGAGCCAGGGAGTCGCCCACGGCGTTGAAACCTGCAACGTCCGATTCCATGACTTTCGAGATCGCCCAGATGGCCGAGTTGTCCTTGGCCGTTGCGACGTCCTTACCGGTGGAAATCGCGTTCTGGGTATTCTCCAGGTTCATGTTGATGGAGTTCAGGGTCTGCAGAGCGACCATTGCGCCGTTGTTCGTCAGAATGCTGGTCATAGCTTTCATTCCTTTAGCGTTTTGAGACGTTTCGTCCCGAGTTTTCCCTGCCCCGAAGGGCATCTCTGACGTCTTTCTGACTGTGCGTTCTGCCGTTCGGCTTGCGCGCCACCCCGTTTTCCAAGGTGCAAGTGGACATTGCCGCGATATTTGCTAAGGGAGTGCTAATTCGGAGAGGCCGATTCTGTAGAATTTTCTGTAATTGCCAGCGGCAACATCTCTAAGTTGTGCGCGGCTTTCCTTTGCGTCCCGAAGGAGCTGGCGGTTCTGGTCGGCAATAACTGTTGAGCTCATCCATCAGGGGGGAGCGAAAAGGACCGGGGCACGTCTGGCGCGCCCCGGATCAGGACGTTTAACGGAACAGCTGCTGTAGGGTCTGTGGCGCCGAGTTGGCAATCGATAGCGCCTGTACGCCTAGCTGTTGCTGGGTCTGCAACGCCTTTAATCGCGCGGATGCGGCTTCCATATCAGTATCCACCAGCGCGCCGATGCCGCTCTTCATCGCATCAGTCACCTTTGAGACGAATTCGGCCTGCTTCTCGATACGGGCTGCCGAGGCACCCAGGGCGGCGGCGCCGTCAACCGCAGTCTGGATCAGATTCTCGATCACCGAGATGGAAGCGTCAGCCTCTGCCGAAGTGCCGACTTTGACGTCGGTCAGAACCAGACTGTCCGTAAAGTTGACCGATTTTACGGTGATGTTCGACGCGGTGACCGTGCCGGTGGAATCGCGGTCAAGGGAGGACAGAACGGTCAAGTCACCACCGTCCTTGTTCAGCAGGTTCGCACCGTTGAACTGCGACGATTTGATGATCGAGGTGATCTGGTTTTTCAACTCGGTGACTTCGGCATTGAGTTTCCCGTTTTCCACGTTCTCCCCGGTTGCAGTGACCACTTTTTCCTTCATCTCTTTCAGAAGCTCGGTGATCTGTTCGGCACCGGCCGTTGCAACCGCAACAGTGGATTCCCCCAGAGCCAGCGAGTCGCTTACCGCGTTGAAGCCGGCAACATCCGACTCCATGACCTTCGAGATCGCCCAGATGGCCGAGTTGTCCTTGGCCGTTGCGACGTCCTTACCGGTGGAAATCGCGTTCTGGGTATTCTCCAGGTTCATGTTGATGGAGTTCAGGGTCTGCAGAGCGACCATTGCGCCGTTGTTCGTCAGAATGCTTGTCATAGCTTTTTGTCCTTTAGCATTAGGAGACGTTTCGTCTCGCGTGTTTGATGCCCCGAAGGGCGTCTCTGACGTCGTTCTGACTATGCGTTAAGCCGTGCGGCTTCCGCGCCCCCCCCGTTTCCCGAGGCGCGATTGTACCTTTCTGCAATAGTTTCTAAGAGAACATTAACAGCGAGAGTTGGGATCTCTAGAAATCCGCTTAAGTTGTGCAGGCTTGCGCATGCCTCTCGAATATTTGATCCAATCCGATGCCGAGCGGATCTTGCGTCCTGCGCCTTCGTATGGATCCGGACCTGTCCGAATGACCCGCTCGCCGCAGGACGCGCGGTTTTTCTTCGCTCTTGTCAAGGTTGGGGGCTCAACTGGCCTTTGGTGAGACCTGTACGGGGGAGCTCATCTAGGCTTGTGTGTGGGGGCCACTGATTGCAATCGCCCCGCAACTGGCACAGGTCCGCCCTTCGTGCTGCGACTGAGCGAATGCCCCCATGGCGTTTTCGATGGGTCCTGATCGCGCGTGACCTTGCCTCACGCCGTCGAAAAGGGCTGGCGTTTCAGGTCGGCAAAACTGTTGAGCGCTTCGATCGCCTGTTCTTTTTGCACGAGGACGGCTTTTCTCTTTTTCAAAGCGCCATCCATCATGGCAGTACGCCCTTCGCCGAGGCCGACATTTCGTTCATTGATGAGGGGCTAAGGATAAGAAACCGGGGCGCGCCTGGCGCGCCCCGGATCAGGCCGTTTAACGGAACAGCTGCTGCAGGGTCTGTGGCGCCGAGTTGGCAATCGATAGCGCCTGTACGCCTAGCTGTTGCTGTGTCTGCAACGCCTTTAATCGCGCGGATGCGGCTTCCATATCAGTATCTACCAGCGCGCCGATGCCGCTCTTCATCGCGTCGGACACCTTTGAGACGAATTCGGACTGCTTTTCGATGCGGGCTGCCGAAGCACCCAGGGCAGCGGCGCCGTCAACCGCAGTCTGGATCAGTTTCTCAATGTCATCGATGGAAGCTTCAGCGTCTGCAGAAGTACCGACTTTGATGGTTGCCAGGTCCAGGCTGGCTTCAAAATTGACCGAGCTTACGGTGATGTTTGACGCGGTGACTGTGCCAGTCGAATCGCGGTCCAGCGAGGACAGAACGGTCAGGTTACCGCCGGCGGTGTTCAGCAGGTTCGCACCGTTGAACTGCGACCCTTTGATGATCGAGGTGATCTGTTTTTTCAGCTCGTCGACTTCGGCTTTGATTTTGTTGTGATCCACGTTCTCCCCGGTTGCAGTGGTCACTTTTTCCTTCATCTCTCTCAGAAGGTCGGTGATCTGTTCGGCGCCGGCCGTTGCAACCGCCACCGTGGATTCACCCAGAGCCAGAGAGTCGCCCACAGCGTTGAAACCTGCAACATCCGATTCCATGACTTTCGAGATCGCCCAGATGGCCGAGTTGTCCTTGGCCGTTGCGACTTCCTTACCGGTGGAAATCGCGTTTTGGGTGTTCTCCAGGTTCATGTTGATGGAGTTCAGAGTCTGCAGAGCGACCATTGCGCCGTTGTTCGTCAGAATGCTGGTCATAGCTTTTAGTCCTTTAGCAATATGAGACGTTTCGTCTCGCGTGTTTGATGCCCCGAAGGGCGTCTCTGACGTCTTTCTGACTATGCGTTAAGCCATCCGGCTTCCGCGCCCCCCCGTTTCCCGAGGCGCGGTTGGACATTGCCGTGACGTTTGCTAAGGGAGTGCTAACCGGTAGATCACGCCTCTGTGAAATCCCTCAAGGGTTGTGTTTTCTTGCGTGCGCCTCTCCAGCTTTTGATCCAACTCGGGCGCCAAAGCGGGTCTTGCGGCCTGTGCTGTCGTATAGCACCGGACCTTTGCGTTGCCGACGCAGGCCCGCTATCCGTGATCCGTCTGAGCGGATTGGAGTGGCCCCCGGAAAGGGGGTTAAACTCACGTAAATTTCTCCCAAATTTGAGGTATCAACGATGGCTGGAAACGAAAAATACTTGAAGAGCCTGCATCGAAATTTCGACAGGTTGAAGTGCTGTAGGGGCAGGGGGCAGCGCTTGTCGGGGACGAATACTGCGAGACCTTCAATGTCCGTTGCCGCGGCGAGTTGGTAAATGGAGAGATCTTCTACAGTCTGCGGGAAGCCCAATGCGGATTGAGCAATGGCGCACTCAATACAACCTGGTCGGGGCGCAGAGCGCTATCGGCCGCCAGTGCCCGAATGTATTGTCATGGTGGATCAGATTCAGATGATAAAGTGCCACTTACATCGGAACACTCAATGCGGGCACCCGAGGATACCCTCAATGGTATTTTTCGATGGGGGGTCTGAATGCGGGTGATCTTGCCCTGCACCTGTGAATGGGACTGGCGTTCTAGATCGGAAAAACTGATGAACTCTTCGATCAGCAGTTTCATTGCGAAAATGACTTTGTTCTTTTTCAGTGCGTCCTTCGCCGAGGCCGACACTTCGTTCATCGATGACGGGCTAAAGAAAAGAAACCGGGGCGCTTGGCGCGCCCCGGATCAGGCCGTTTAACGGAACAGCTGCTGCAGGGTCTGCGGTGCCGAGTTGGCAATCGACAGAGCCTGCACACCCAGCTGTTGCTGCGTCTGCAGGGCCTTCAATCGCGCGGACGCTTCTTCCATATCTGCATCCACCAGCGCACCGATGCCGCTCTTCATTGCGTCAGTCACCTTTGAGACGAATGCGGACTGCTTTTCGATGCGGGCTGCCGAAGCACCCAGGGCGGCGGCGCCGTCGACCGCAGTCTGGATCAGAGCTTCAATGTCGTCGATGGAAGCTTCAGCGGCTGTCGAAGTGCTGACGTCGACGCTGCTCAGAGTCAGGGTGGCTTCAAAATCAACCGAGGTTACGGTAATGTTCGAAGCGGTCACTGTGCCAGTCGAATCCCGGTCAAGGGAGGACAGAACGGTCAGGTCACCACCAGCGGTGTTCAGCAGGTTCGCACCGTTGAACTGCGACGATCCGATGATCGAAGTGATCTGGTTTTTCAGCTCGGTGACTTCAGCGGAGAGTTTCCCGCTGTCCACGTTCTCGCCGGTTGCATTGATCACTTTTTCCTTCATCTCTTTCAGAAGGTCGGTGATCTGTTCGGCGCCGGCAGTTGCAACCGCAACAGTGGATTCACCCAGGGCCAGGGAGTCGCCCACGGCGTTGAAGCCGGCAACGTCCGATTCCATGACTTTCGAAATCGCCCAGATGGCCGAGTTGTCCTTGGCAGTTGCGACGTCCTTACCGGTGGAAATCGCGTTCTGGGTGTCCTCCAGATTCATGTTAATGGATTTCAGGGTCTGCAGAGCGACCATTGCGCCGTTGTTCGTCAGAATGCTGGTCATAGCTTTTATTCCTTTAGCGTTTTGAGACGTTTCGTCCCGAGTTTTCCCTGCCCCGAAGGGCATCTCTGACGTCTTTCTGACTATGCGTTCAGCCGTCCGGCCTCCGCGCCCCCCCGTTTCCCGAGGCGCAGAAACACTTTGCCGTGATGATTGCTAAAGGAATCCTAATGCGTGGAGTTTGGCTTCGTAAATTTTTCCCTAAATTTCCCTGGAGTTTTTCTTAAGTTATAAAGGCACGCAGCGTTCTCCAGCTTCTGATCCAAGGCTTTTGGTTCAATCGGGCGGCCCCAATGGCGCTTTCCGATGGGTTTTGATTGCGCGTGACCTTCCTTAGAACTTCCAGAAGGGCCGGGCGTTTCAGATCGGAATGCGTGTTGATCTCATCAATGAGCGTTGAGAATAAGAAACCGGGGCGCGTCTGGCGCGCCCCAGACCAGGCCGTTTAACGGAACAGCTGCTGCAGGGTCTGTGGCGCCGAGTTGGCAATCGATAGCGCCTGTACCCCTAGCTGTTGCTGCGTCTGCAACGCCTTTAATCGCGCGGATGCGGCTTCCATATCAGTATCCACCAGCGCACCGATGCCGCTCTTCATCGCGTCAGACACCTTTGAGACGAATTCGGCCTGCTTTTCGATGCGGGCTGC
This genomic stretch from Phaeobacter gallaeciensis harbors:
- a CDS encoding FlgB family protein, giving the protein MFTELNVFKIAYAMATHAGKRQALVSQNVANADTPGYHAKDIKPFKEVYAAKARPGDMIASRGSHLNGASGGGMDWAVTESVDGSDPNDNSVSIETEILKGVETKRQHDRALAIYKSSMNVLRTSIRTT
- a CDS encoding DUF1217 domain-containing protein, coding for MILYQPIIPADGIVGWRILQATYDKQFETFSNDTLLKRESDYFRENIGNIKTAGDLVKDTRLLGIALGAFGLDDQLPMKALVQKVLEEGSSADDALANRLGDDRWVAFTEAFGFGPGDTVKTGSVEDMENIIFSNKTQSFEAAVGVQNESMRIALFAERELVNIATDLNEDGEPTSIDTKWYNIIGQPALQKMFQTTFHLPPSFIQLDVDRQLEIYKDRAQNFLGTDDLSVYADPEKMEELTTRYLAQAQLADYQSSQSSASTALRLLLGS
- the flgG gene encoding flagellar basal-body rod protein FlgG; protein product: MRALKIAATGMSAQQLRVETISNNLANMNTTAYNARRAEFADLHYQQVSRAGTVNASDGTVLPTGVQVGLGVRPAAISVHLSQGPLQETNNDLDVAIDGKGYLEVTLPSGQTAYTRDGALKQSGEGLIVTSDGYTVSPEITIPDDARSISINAEGEVYAYFDETAEGQILGQLTLAGFSNPKGLEAIGSNLFTETEASGAPLVATAGEDGLGTLRQGYLEASSVDAVREVTELIEAQRGYEMNAKVISAVDQMMGATTQVR
- the flgC gene encoding flagellar basal body rod protein FlgC produces the protein MSEFAKSLSVTASGLQAQAKRLRHVSENISNADTPGYRRKTVPFQAVRDINTDVESVKVGRVSLDRSELEQVYDPSHPLADESGHYKGSNVDLMIEIADAREAQRSYEANLKMFDQTRQMSSSLMDLLRK
- the fliQ gene encoding flagellar biosynthesis protein FliQ; the protein is MMSEGVFYDTLRQALWAAVVMSTPILVVALVVGLAVGLFQALTSVQEMTLTFVPKLVAILIVFWMSMGFMTQTLVAFFNGHVIPMISGGS
- the fliE gene encoding flagellar hook-basal body complex protein FliE, producing MDIRTLSAATGYAAARPATQADPEFTGATPGERAKASFENFTNTLQQGEQMSVQAMTGNGDPHALVQALAQTELAVETAVTVRNKVVEAYQEILRMPV
- the flgA gene encoding flagellar basal body P-ring formation chaperone FlgA; its protein translation is MKLKLALLVTLIAQTAWADILVPVRTVRPKEILTASDLALKPGEVLGALSDPEEVIGQEARVALYPGRPLRPGDVGPPAIVERNDMVILTFVQGGLSISAEGRALGRGAEGELIRVMNLASRTTVTGRIAADGSVEVRK
- the flaF gene encoding flagellar biosynthesis regulator FlaF, encoding MNALLNAKRAYSAAKAPTRTPKDLEFEAIARITHRMISASKQGSKGFTSLAEALHDNRKLWQIFRSDVTDSDNGLPEELKEQIVYLAAFTSQHTSQVLSRKSGIGPLVEINTAIMRGLRSGAT
- a CDS encoding flagellin, giving the protein MTSILTNNGAMVALQTLNSINMNLENTQNAISTGKDVATAKDNSAIWAISKVMESDVAGFNAVSDSLALGESTVAVATAGAEQITELLKEMKEKVVTATGENVENGKLNAEVTELKNQITSIIKSSQFNGANLLNKDGGDLTVLSSLDRDSTGTVTASNITVKSVNFTDSLVLTDVKVGTSAEADASISVIENLIQTAVDGAAALGASAARIEKQAEFVSKVTDAMKSGIGALVDTDMEAASARLKALQTQQQLGVQALSIANSAPQTLQQLFR
- a CDS encoding flagellin translates to MTSILTNNGAMVALQTLNSINMNLENTQNAISTGKDVATAKDNSAIWAISKVMESDVAGFNAVGDSLALGESTVAVATAGAEQITELLKEMKEKVVNATGENVENGKLEAEVTELKNQITSIIASSQFNGANLLNTAGGDLTVLSSLDRDSTGTVTASNITVSSVNFEASLDLTTVMVDTPANAEASIDDIEALIQTAVDGAAALGASAARIEKQSEFVSKVTDAMKSGIGALVDADMEEASARLKALQTQQQLGVQALSIANSAPQTLQQLFR
- a CDS encoding FliI/YscN family ATPase encodes the protein MIAELKAMTEEIASKRLSTPVGRVIGIVGGEIEISGLQNIARIGDRLVLRRGPNDELHGEVLKIESSKISMLSDKTPDRVAIGDAVLLYPAPQFAPSDNWIGRVIDPFGEPLDGRPLLRGSQARDLMTPPPKAAGRRHMGERLDTGLSVFNTILPIVRGQRIGLFAGSGVGKSTLLAKLAQHMEADVVVMALIGERGREVNHFVEQVLGPEGMRRAVVVAATSDQSPLVRRRCAWAAMTIAEHFRDQGKNVLLLADSVTRFAEAHREISAASGEAPALRGFPPSVTPLITGMCERAGPGTGDQGDITAVFSVLVAGSDMDEPIADILRGVLDGHIVLNREIAERGRFPAIDVSRSVSRSLPAAATKEENDLILDVRKYLGSYEQSEVMIRAGLYSEGTDPVLDTAVKLWPELDGFFGRDDPNGVKSSFDRLKLLLRRAAAGAR
- the flbT gene encoding flagellar biosynthesis repressor FlbT; amino-acid sequence: MSGLVLKLAPKERVLVNGAVIENGDRRSRLSIVTPDANILRLRDAIRPEEANTPVRRVCYAAQLVLTGDSNPEEDRLPMLRRIEELSQVFTDSDSRAALAEATESLLNDNHYRCLKALRALLPREERLMAIRPS
- a CDS encoding flagellar hook-basal body complex protein, which codes for METAGYATLSRQTGLMREMRVVANNIANSATTGYRSEGLIFSEYVQSAPGQQSMSMARANIHNTSMEQGQLTKTNGTFDFAIEGDAFFMVETPQGQRLTRSGAFSSNAQGDLVTMDGHRVMDAGGAPLFVPTDAESFQVGSDGTLSADGQPLGQIGLFKPVEMHTMSREDGVMFRVDGEIEPALEGRVLQGFLEGSNVNAIQQVSRMIEIQRAYEMGQSFLTTEDERIRAAIKNLIK